A region of Colletotrichum higginsianum IMI 349063 chromosome 10, whole genome shotgun sequence DNA encodes the following proteins:
- a CDS encoding Vacuolar sorting protein VPS1 produces MTPPSATSPRAFGSERQIPRLSTPRRPRSDLGSQNGDSQAADSVTYSPCSDKEDNALDEERYDVLPGNPFDSESSRILFDAIDRLQSCGVGQELAIPQLVIVGGQSAGKSSLLQSPTDIPFPVGKGCCTRFATRIVSRRTAPGSTNAVKITIVDPEVTDIFGYPPDDAYKRYSYVSDRLGAEEFGEMMENISASYMGIKPGQGSHTKNFATQVLRIELSGPSRSHFSILDVPGIIAWPRHVNEYELHGVKKMVEEYMREPANIVICVAAATADLETQEIFNMAAKLVDKKRLVGVFTKCDRLESPTEVIEIASEGGEDSEKAMQGGWFVVRNRSELDDDDFDVKEAERKLFDQPPWDKIRRERRCSSALQEHLGKLLCAQIRGNFPVIQESVRSLLSDAESSRRALGDPRLSHSLRQQYIRDVVERYHATAVKTLKSPGSLSDEALRVRGLVREANELFTAEMHNRGHTHLFEDPDADPMTQLANAVKFYAARLAGETMGAEHERGATSPPLTPPEKTRAATRFPTSQKPPIKPLVEEIGEQLRIWQTTELPGLVNTEVIQVLYRKQSENWQRIAEYHIDCIANDIETASNWILEDACSPACCSSILYQELSRVLTQLQQQAKKKAVEELKEYCRRERASHLQTTDSRFEERLQALRTVRLLNSLGSIPPFTSGNNINIDHAKRLFRHFHHSSENNMIYDVHDVVKVYYQLSLEAFIRYITNDIVEDFISYSEGPLMGLSTDWVLKLSEEDVEKLAREDEETLHKRAHYDLIVEKLKTAHEIAENARMQTRNVGHVSGIPAA; encoded by the exons ATGACACCGCCATCCGCAACCTCACCCAGGGCATTCGGCTCTGAGCGGCAGATACCGCGCCTCAGCACGCCACGCCGCCCTAGAAGTGATCTCGGTTCGCAGAACGGCGATTCTCAGGCCGCCGACTCTGTAACCTACTCTCCGTGCTCCGACAAAGAGGACAACGCGCTGGACGAAGAGCGGTATGACGTCCTTCCAGGCAACCCCTTTGACAGCGAGAGCAGTAGGATCCTGTTCGACGCCATCGATCGGCTGCAGTCGTGCGGCGTGGGCCAGGAGTTGGCGATTCCTCAG CTGGTCATAGTCGGAGGCCAGTCCGCCGGCAAGTCCTCGCTGCTCCAGAGCCCGACTGACATCCCGTTCCCCGTCGGCAAGGGATGCTGCACCCGCTTCGCCACGCGCATCGTGTCGCGCAGGACGGCGCCCGGCAGTACGAACGCCGTCAAAatcaccatcgtcgacccCGAAGTGACAGACATTTTTGGGTATCCACCGGATGACGCCTACAAAAGGTACAGTTATGTCAGCGATCGTCTGGGGGCCGAGGAATTCGGCGAGATGATGGAAAAT ATATCAGCCTCGTATATGGGCATCAAACCCGGTCAAGGGTCTCACACGAAAAACTTCGCCACTCAGGTTCTTCGCATCGAGCTCTCGGGCCCGTCCCGGTCGCACTTTAGCATCCTCGATGTGCCGGGTATCATTGCGTGGCCTCGCCACGTCAACGAGTACGAGTTGCATGGTGTCAAGAAGATGGTGGAGGAATACATGAGGGAACCAGCAAACATTGTCAT CTGTGTGGCCGCTGCTACTGCAGATCTGGAGACACAGGAGATCTTCAACATGGCTGCCAAGCTTGTTGACAAGAAACGCCTTGTCGGTGTCTTTACCAAGTGCGACAGATTGGAGTCCCCAACTGAG GTGATCGAAATCGCaagcgagggcggcgaagacTCGGAAAAGGCCATGCAAGGCGGCTGGTTTGTAGTGCGAAATCGTTCTGAGCTTGATGACGACGATTTCGATGTCAAGGAAGCTGAACGCAAGCTCTTCGATCAACCGCCCTGGGACAAAATACGGAGGGAACGTAGGTGTTCCAGTGCGCTCCAGGAACATCTCGGCAAACTGCTCTGCGCCCAGATCCGCGGTAACTTCCCCGTCATACAGGAGTCTGTCCGGAGCCTGCTCTCGGACGCCGAAAGCTCCCGGAGGGCCCTCGGCGATCCGCGCCTCAGCCACAGTCTCCGCCAGCAGTACATCAGGGACGTTGTCGAGAGATACCACGCCACCGCGGTCAAGACGCTCAAGAGCCCGGGTTCCTTGTCTGACGAGGCGCTCCGTGTGCGCGGGCTGGTGCGGGAGGCGAACGAGCTCTTCACGGCAGAGATGCACAATCGCGGCCACACCCATCTCTTCGAGGACCCCGACGCCGATCCGATGACGCAGCTCGCCAATGCCGTGAAATTTTACGCGGCGAGGCTTGCCGGAGAGACCATGGGTGCCGAGCACGAGCGCGGCGCcacatccccccccttgaCGCCGCCAGAGAAAACCCGAGCGGCCACGCGGTTCCCCACTTCGCAAAAGCCACCCATCAAGCcgctcgtcgaggagatcGGTGAGCAGCTCCGCATCTGGCAGACGACGGAGCTACCGGGGCTGGTGAACACGGAGGTGATCCAGGTCCTGTACAGGAAGCAGTCGGAGAACTGGCAGCGGATCGCCGAGTACCACATCGACTGCATAGCCAACGACATCGAGACGGCCTCCAACTGGATCCTCGAGGACGCCTGCTCGCCCGCCTGCTGCTCCAGCATCCTCTACCAAGAGCTCTCCCGCGTCCTCACCCAGCTCCAGCAACaggcgaagaagaaagcCGTCGAAGAACTCAAGGAGTACTGCCGCCGGGAGCGGGCGTCGCACCTCCAGACCACTGATTCGAGGTTCGAGGAGAGGCTCCAGGCGCTGCGGACTGTCCGGCTCCTGAACAGTCTCGGTTCCATCCCGCCGTTTACGTCTGGCAACAACATAAATATCGACCATGCCAAGCGCTTGTTTCGCCATTTCCACCACTCCAGCGAGAATAACATGATCTACGACGTGCACGACGTCGTAAAGGTTTACTACCAG CTGTCCCTGGAAGCCTTCATTCGATACATCACGAACGATATTGTCGAAGACTTTATCTCGTATTCTGAGGGGCCATTGATGGGCTTGTCGACCGACTGGGTGTTGAAGCTTagcgaggaggacgtcgagaAATTGGCAcgcgaggacgaagagaCTTTGCACAAGCGTGCGCACTATGATCTCATCGTTGAGAAGCTAAAGACCGCCCACGAAATCGCTGAGAATGCTAGAATGCAGACCAGAAATGTCGGGCATGTGTCGGGCATTCCTGCTGCCTAG
- a CDS encoding Choline dehydrogenase gives MRLTYSSYLLWVPVTLAAKQLGGDFDFNYPRNPDQTRYEALGPQLTAAPPPDKEYEYIVVGSGPGGSPVAARLAMAGHSVLLIDAGGDHGELREVQVPAMSIWSSERTELSWGYYTHHYEDEQMTKRDRKLTYRTKEGDLYSGTNPPEGAKVLGNYYPRVGGLGGCAEHNAMLAIYPHKRDWNYIKELTGDESWDAENMRKYFTKIEKNQAPFPSDLLAHGYSGWLKTALTPLILIAQDLKLLSVILGGSAAAGIKVDGLLTKVNKLVTGLPVLGGLLDKVLPLDYLTGLVDGLTTLLLHDINNNSPDRDSTPMLTQIPLSMGAPEYKRSSPRDLVYSVATAKNPDGSKKYKLDIALNTLVTKVQFNTSGEKPQATGVEYLFGESLYRADPRASESQDGGVAGSVSATREVIISAGTFNTPQILKLSGVGPKDELEKFDIPVVKDIPGVGTNLQDRYELGVTARTEEGFSLVGDCTFLAEGDPCYERWVTGVGPLKGAYTTGGIALGMFMLSSQAEGEHDVWVGGIPANFQGYYPGYSQNVLTATSKNHWTWLVLKAHTRNNAGTVNLTSTNPRDTPKITFHNFYEGASQADADKDIQAMIEGMRFGMKAIEDIPPIAGEFERVWPPAEISSDEDLKQWIQEESWGHHASSSCPIGSDDDPMAVLDSSFRVRGVDGLRVVDMSAFPKIMGVFPVVSLYMAAEKAADAILEDTGK, from the exons ATGAGACTTACATATTCTTCGTACCTTCTTTGGGTGCCGGTGACCCTCGCAGCGAAGCAGTTAGG GGGTGATTTTGACTTCAACTATCCTCGTAACCCAGATCAGACTCGCTATGAAGCTCTGGGACCCCAACTCACCGCTGCTCCGCCGCCCGACAAGGAGTACGAGTACATTGTCGTCGGATCCGGCCCGGGTGGCTCTCCTGTCGCCGCCCGCTTGGCGATGGCTGGACACAGCGTGCTGTTGATTGATGCGGGCGGTGATCATGGAGAACTGCGAGAAGTCCAGGTTCCCGCCATGAGCATCTGGTCTTCGGAGCGAACTGAGCTCAGCTGGGGCTACTACACACACCACTACGAGGATGAGCAGATGACCAAGCGGGACAGAAAGCTCACATATCGCACCAAGGAGGGCGACCTCTACAGTGGCACCAACCCACCCGAGGGAGCCAAGGTCCTAGGCAACTACTACCCTCGTGTCGGTGGTCTTGGTG GCTGTGCTGAGCACAATGCTATGCTCGCCATCTACCCGCATAAGCGCGACTGGAACTATATCAAAGAGCTGACTGGTGACGAGAGCTGGGATGCCGAAAACATGAGAAAGTACTTCACCAAGATCGAGAAGAACCAGGCGCCTTTTCCCAGCGACCTGCTCGCTCACGGCTACAGCGGATGGTTGAAGACCGCATTGACGCCGTTAATCCTGATTGCCCAAGACCTCAAGCTTCTTTCCGTCATCTTGGGAGGCTCGGCCGCTGCTGGTATCAAGGTGGATGGCCTACTCACCAAGGTCAACAAGCTTGTGACGGGTCTGCCGGTTCTTGGCGGTTTGCTCGACAAA GTTCTCCCTCTCGACTATCTTACTGGCTTGGTTGACGGCCTGACCACC CTGCTTTTACacgacatcaacaacaactcTCCCGACCGGGACAGCACCCCCATGCTGACGCAGATCCCCCTCTCCATGGGCGCGCCGGAATACAAAAGATCTTCGCCCCGTGATCTTGTGTACTCCGTCGCCACAGCCAAGAACCCTGACGGTTCGAAGAAGTACAAGCTCGACATCGCCCTCAACACGCTCGTGACCAAAGTCCAGTTCAACACTTCTGGCGAAAAGCCTCAGGCCACGGGTGTGGAATACCTTTTTGGCGAGAGCCTCTATAGAGCGGACCCTCGCGCCAGCGAATCCCAGGACGGTGGTGTTGCTGGGTCGGTCTCAGCTACTCGTGAG GTCATAATTTCTGCTGGTACTTTCAACACGCCTCAGATTCTCAAACTGTCTGGTGTCGGGCCGAAGGACGAGCTGGAGAAGTTTGACATTCCTGTTGTGAAGGATATTCCCGGAGTCGGCACCAACCTCCAAG ACCGATACGAACTTGGTGTCACAGCAAGGACCGAGGAAGGCTTTTCGCTCGTTGGGGACTGCACTTTTCTCGCCGAGGGAGACCCATGCTATGAGCGATGGGTCACAGGCGTGGGCCCGCTCAAGGGCGCCTACACAACCGGAGGCATCGCGCTGGGCATGTTCATGCTGTCGTCGCAGGCCGAGGGGGAGCACGACGTGTGGGTGGGCGGGATCCCGGCCAACTTCCAAGGCTACTATCCCGGATACTCGCAAAACGTGTTGACGGCAACGTCCAAGAACCACTGGACGTGGCTGGTCCTCAAGGCGCACACGCGCAACAACGCCGGGACTGTCAACCTCACGAGCACCAACCCCCGCGACACGCCAAAGATCACCTTCCACAACTTTTACGAGGGCGCGTCccaggccgacgccgacaaggacaTCCAGGCCATGATCGAGGGCATGCGATTCGGTATGAAGGCCATCGAAGATATCCCGCCCATCGCCGGCGAGTTCGAGCGCGTCTGGCCGCCCGCGGAGATCAGCTCGGACGAGGACTTGAAGCAGTGGATCCAGGAAGAGTCGTGGGGCCACCACGCGTCCTCGTCATGCCCCATCggctccgacgacgacccaaTGGCGGTCTTGGACAGCTCTTTCCGCGTCCGCGGTGTTGACGGCCTGCGCGTCGTGGACATGTCGGCTTTCCCGAAGATCATGGGCGTGTTCCCCGTCGTCTCGCTCTAcatggcggcggagaaggcggccgatGCGATCCTAGAGGACACAGGCAAATAA
- a CDS encoding ATP synthase F1 has product MSQAGIWTLSPVVQEESIVSSYVEVSGEHGGVGTQESIIGVDRRHLALPGDFMDGGRYRSVVKIKTRFGDVDKGTSVWMMGTGWLIRPNLLVTAGHVVYDWSRGLGEAREIRCYIGYSGAASVGKPHVQTRSATKIVTTAEWLSTKADRTRAKDVAFIQVDRDFEGNLSLFKYSINTPVAGRGSNLGVVGYPGDKSLRNEDTGENEMGAEMYEAFQDTDYDIGKSQRNMIEYKISTYGGQSGAPIVRRGDMMVIGTHCYGGGGFESNSGNSIGGQFGNMYSKYIDLFIQPLDAPNGKAAIVTLGHASNANGQAVPSSQVISNGQVTKSQIANGQVGNGLALINKNNYNYNNNSSSGPPVGDAEGFLDILRAVGKVGSVALPIAGTILGGPIGGSIATVAGSLLGMVSGAESALDNGASSPESFAPHQLSRGAAERAVLAEAALQTIVSLDRGDVAEGLIDDVVSTFKRTAPKLEDLVKVLRPILTQQALEIAVKGMNRTAGLAQTSLESDLSRARVSIHHGGDLTESVLTGGSEGAALLESLLTPTVPVGGEEGWISSLGSLISTGVKLAAPIAGKLAKEYAPKIIGGLVSKISGGSQESVEGSDVMLNDDTTRFLLKRALLADASLTALQRLNKNELGQLRIRSEVRQEHALGDQEGAWGDFFKTVVQKVAPIALDGAKKAAAALAPKIVDAALSKLGRNESELSVPNGARTLKTKSSYYDVLNGRSPIQVSSFLTLRETGGQPQSTSPATGLTQTQRLSGRRSSLDSNPDLPVAYPAPPI; this is encoded by the exons ATGTCTCAAGCCGGGATCTGGACCCTTAGCCCTGTCGTTCAGGAGGAGAGCATCGTGTCGTCCTACGTCGAAGTCTCGGGTGAAcatggcggcgttggcaCCCAAGAGTCCATCATTGGCGTAGATCGCCGCCACCTCGCTCTCCCGGGCGACTTCATGGACGGTGGCCGGTACCGAT CGGTTGTCAAAATCAAGACTCGcttcggcgacgtcgacaaggGCACTTCGGTGTGGATGATGGGCACAGGCTGGCTCATCCGCCCCAACTTGCTCGTCACGGCCGGCCACGTCGTGTACGACTGGAGCCGAGGCCTGGGCGAGGCTCGCGAGATCCGATGCTACATTGGATACAGTGGCGCCGCCTCTGTCGGCAAGCCGCACGTGCAGACGCGCAGCGCGACCAAGATCGTCACCACGGCCGAGTGGCTCTCCACCAAGGCGGACCGCACTCGCGCCAAGGACGTGGCCTTCATCCAGGTCGACCGCGACTTCGAGGGCAACCTGTCCCTGTTCAAATACAGCATCAACACGCCCGTTGCGGGCCGCGGGTCAaacctcggcgtcgtcggctaCCCGGGCGACAAGTCCCTGAGGAACGAGGACACTGGCGAGAACGAGATGGGCGCCGAGAtgtacgaggccttccagGACACCGACTACGACATCGGAAAGAGCCAGCGCAACATGATCGAGTACAAGATCTCGACCTACGGAGGCCAGTCCGGTGCCCCCATCGTCCGCCGCGGCGACATGATGGTCATCGGCACCCACTgctacggcggcggcggcttcgagagCAACTCTGGCAACTCCATCGGCGGCCAGTTCGGCAACATGTACAGCAAGTACATTGATCTCTTCATCCAGCCCCTGGACGCGCCAAATGGCAAGGCTGCCATTGTCACACTCGGCCACGCAAGCAACGCCAATGGCCAGGCGGTCCCCAGCAGCCAGGTCATCAGCAACGGCCAGGTCACCAAAAGCCAGATCGCCAACGGCCAGGTTGGCAACGGCCTCGCCCTAATCAACAAGAACAACTACAACTACAACAACAACTCGAGTTCGGGGCcgcccgtcggcgacgccgaaggCTTCTTGGACATCCTTCGGGCCGTCGGAAAGGTCGGGTCTGTTGCGCTGCCCATTGCCGGAACGATCCTCGGAGGCcccatcggcggcagcatcgcAACTGTTGCCGGCAGCCTGCTGGGCATGGTCTCGGGGGCGGAGAGCGCTCTCGACAACGGGGCCTCTTCTCCCGAGAGCTTCGCTCCCCACCAACTTTCCcgaggcgccgccgagcgTGCGGtgctcgccgaggcggcttTGCAGACCATTGTTTCGCTCGACCGCGGCGACGTGGCCGAGGGCCTCATTGACGATGTCGTGAGCACCTTCAAGCGCACCGCGCCCAAGCTCGAAGACCTCGTCAAGGTCTTGCGTCCTATTCTCACGCAGCAGGCGCTCGAAAtcgccgtcaagggcatGAACCGCACCGCCGGGCTCGCCCAAACCTCCCTGGAATCCGATCTCTCGCGGGCCCGTGTGAGCATTCACCACGGTGGTGATCTCACTGAGAGCGTTTTGACGGGAGGCagcgagggcgccgccctgctcgagAGCCTGCTCACGCCCACGGttcccgtcggcggcgaggagggatGGATCTCGAGCCTGGGCTCGCTCATCAGCACCGGTGTCAAGTTGGCCGCGCCCATCGCCGgcaagctggccaaggagtACGCGCCCAAGATCATTGGCGGTCTCGTCAGCAAGATCTCGGGCGGTTCCCAGGAGAGCGTCGAGGGCTCCGACGTGATGCTCAACGACGACACCACGCGCTTCCTGCTCAAGCGCGCGTtgctcgccgacgcctcgCTCACGGCCCTCCAGCGCCTCAACAAGAACGAGCTGGGCCAGCTGCGCATCCGCTCCGAAGTCCGACAGGAGCACGCCCTCGGAGACCAAGAGGGCGCTTGGGGTGACTTCTTCAAGACTGTTGTGCAAAAGGTGGCGcccatcgccctcgacggcgccaagaaggccgccgctgccctcgCCCCCAAGATCGTGGACGCTGCCCTCAGCAAGCTGGGCCGGAACGAGAGCGAGCTGAGCGTGCCCAACGGGGCCCGTACCCTCAAGACCAAGAGCTCTTACTACGACGTCCTCAACGGCAGGTCGCCCATTCAGGTAAGCAGCTTCCTCACACTGCGCGAGACGGGCGGCCAGCCGCAGTCGACGAGCCCTGCCACAGGACTCACCCAGACGCAGCGCTTGTCGGGGCGACGCTCTTCGTTGGACTCGAACCCCGACCTTCCTGTCGCATACCCCGCACCGCCGATTTAA
- a CDS encoding Isoflavone reductase: protein MKVAIVGATGETGSSIVNGLLASADTKFDITALVRPTSLKKPEVLDLEKRGVKIAAADLGGPEDEITNQLMGIDVVISTILASELKYEIPLANAAKKAGVKRFVPCFFGPVMPARGMLWFRDHKEDTLNHVQTIYLPYTVIDVGWWYQISLPRVPSGRLDSVVGVTGNRIAGDGSTVCGRTDLRDVGNYVARIIADARTLNQKVFAYTDLRTHNEVYDLIEKLSGEKIEREYLSSEQIEAEIANKDNIDRLSVLQFQKSWDLRGDNTPEYARYLGYQVAKDLYPDFKGISFEDYCKEALEGRLKPLYERRRKATAAA from the exons ATGAAAGTCGCCATTGTGGGTGCTACCGGAGAGACCGGGAGCTCCATCGTCAATGGCTTACTCGCATCCGCAGACACCAAATTC GACATCACTGCTTTGGTCAGGCCAACTTCGCTCAAAAAGCCAGAGGTGTTGGATCTGGAGAAAAGGGGCGTCAAGATAGCGGCGGCCGACCTTGGTGGTCCCGAGGATGAAATTACAAACCAGCTCATGGGGATCGATGTGGTCATCTCAACCATTCTTGCGAGCGAGCTGAAGTACGAAATACCCCTTGCCAacgcggcgaagaaggccggcgtcAAGCGGTTCGTGCCGTGCTTCTTCGGACCGGTGATGCCCGCCAGAGGCATGTTGTGGTTCCGCGATCAC AAAGAAGACACGCTGAACCACGTTCAAACGATCTATTTACCATACaccgtcatcgacgtcggTTGGTGGTACCAGATCAGCCTGCCGCGCGTTCCGTCAGGTCGGCTTGACTCCGTCGTAGGCGTCACAGGCAACCGCATTGCAGGGGATGGAAGCACGGTCTGCGGTAGGACAGACTTGAGAGATGTCGGCAACTACGTCGCCCGCATCATTGCCGACGCTCGGACTCTGAACCAAAAAGTCTTTGCGTATACCGACTTGAGAACACACAACGAAGTTTACGACTTGATCGAGAAGCTGAGTGGTGAGAAGATTGAGAGGGAATAT CTCTCATCAGAACAGATTGAGGCTGAGATCGCCAACAAGGACAATATCGACAGGCTCTCTGTGTTGCAGTTCCAGAAGTCGTGGGATCTGAGGGGGGACAACACCCCTGAGTACGCGCGCTACCTAGGCTACCAAGTCGCCAAGGACCTGTATCCTGACTTCAAGGGTATCTCGTTTGAAGACTACTGTAAAGAAGCGTTGGAAGGTCGGTTGAAGCCCCTATATGAGAGGCGGCGTAAggctactgctgctgcctaG
- a CDS encoding CFEM domain-containing protein, which yields MCHEPVRDKRLEQALVSIVGCGVTLVIFIVRISFIVFSKDRTLALDDYAIIVAMAATLAVSTISPIADYHGVGKDIWTLEKYNLEMALFHYYIAEIVYFVAQGFAKIAMCLFMLRIFPKKNMRVRIYMVCGLVFAYMIAFITATLLQCQPISYFWKQLDDTVEGRCNNIHLQAWISAGINIGLDVIIIALPIKSLWAMQASLAKKVTAICMFSLGALVTIISIIRLQSLISFSKSINLTWDGRKAGSWSLAELYVAIICTCLPTIRIMIMKVGTKKFGWTGASSSGPSQGSAKTGFVNFRSQGSNNSTTTSRKDFKGSEFIMLNDVDSVHSKGPTRARTDF from the exons ATGTGCCACGAGCCTGTCCGTGACAAAAGATTGGAGCAGGCTCTTGTGTCTATTGTTGGCTGCGGTGTGACTCTTgtcatcttcatcgtccGCATAAgcttcatcgtcttctcgaAGGACCGGACGTTGGCATTGGATGACTACGCCATTATCGTTGCCATGGCGGCTACCTTGGCGGTCAGCACCATCAGTCCCATAG CGGACTACCATGGAGTTGGCAAAGACATCTGGACTCTTGAGAAATACAACTTGGAGATGGCGTTATTC CACTATTACATAGCCGAGATTGTTTATTTCGTCGCCCAAGGGTTTGCGAAAATAGCAATGTGCCTCTTCATGCTACGAATCTTCCCCAAGAAGAACATGCGCGTCAGGATCTACATGGTCTGCGGCCTTGTGTTCGCCTACATGATCGCCTTCATAACTGCGACTCTGCTGCAGTGTCAACCAATCAGCTACTTCTGGAAGCAGCTCGACGATACGGTCGAGGGGAGGTGCAACAACATACACCTGCAGGCCTGGATCTCCGCTGGCATCAACATCGGACTTgacgtcatcatcatcgccttGCCTATTAAAAGCCTATGGGCAATGCAGGCCAGTCTCGCCAAGAAAGTAACTGCTATCTGCATGTTCTCACTCGGCGCACT GGTGAcgatcatcagcatcattCGTCTACAGTCTTTGATCTCTTTCTCCAAGTCTATCAACCTCACGT GGGACGGAAGGAAAGCAGGTTCGTGGAGTCTGGCTGAGTTGTATGTTGCCATTATCTGCACGTGCCTGCCAACAATACGAATCATGATTATGAAGGTCGGGACAAAGAAGTTCGGCTGGACTGGTGCTTCATCCAGTGGCCCGTCCCAAGGCTCAGCAAAGACTGGTTTCGTCAACTTCAGGTCGCAAGGGTCGAACAACTCTACAACAACGTCAAGGAAGGATTTCAAGGGCTCGGAATTCATCATGCTGAACGACGTAGACTCTGTTCATTCCAAGGGGCCAACGAGAGCGCGAACGGATTTTTAG
- a CDS encoding BCL5p, protein MEAVRRLLGLPPVGTAPRVDDDHVYPLHVLDDTKMHREIFLNWILVFDDVLDPGQLHRSLARLLELGDWRKIGGRLKLKEDGRLEVHVPQAFTAERPAIAYSHQSVDMDIKDHPIARTLPKVTENVSIQPGAPSFKSFAAPTPATLNEFLNKDIPQLSLRITSFQDATLVALSWPHTLMDVMGQEALLHAWSLVLADRESDVQPVIGAYKDVMTAAISGYNNEEFKLRNKVLRGFSLVKFVLRLVWDKIWNPALKTQTIFVPQRALTELRRQAQMDLCLEYGKPPFVSDGDILAAWLARAVASSLPRPRPMTLVHALNARTRLSSLDAPGVFMQNMVVAAHTLLSADGARGQLGQIALENRRHLMAQSTEGQVLAFLHEQLKDCESGGNPRMLLCTDPDAVLLTFTNWSQAKLFRAADFSPAVVHTAKTVLRGSNNAPGTITTHFVDVVTRSPVRMSWVGVLGKDHGDNYWLSGLLLPSVWAKIEDEIAKL, encoded by the exons ATGGAAGCCGTACGGCGCCTGCTTGGATTACCTCCAGTGGGAACTGCACCAAGAGTTGACGACGACCATGTCTACCCCCTCCATGTGCTAGATGACACTAAGATGCATCGGGAGATTTTTCTCAATTGGATACTGGTCTTTGACGATGTACTCGATCCTGGACAGCTACACAGATCGTTAGCCCGGCTCCTTGAGCTTGGTGACTGGAGAAAGATTGGGGGTCGTCTCAAATTAAAG gaagacggccgactAGAGGTCCACGTTCCACAGGCCTTCACAGCGGAACGTCCCGCCATAGCCTACAGCCACCAAAGCGTAGATATGGATATAAAAG ACCATCCCATCGCAAGGACACTTCCCAAAGTCACAGAGAACGTCTCTATTCAGCCTGGGGCTCCGAGCTTCAAGTCTTTCGCAGCCCCCACGCCAGCCACGTTGAATGAGTTTCTCAATAAAGACATTCCCCAGCTGTCGCTACGCATCACTTCGTTCCAAGACGCAACACTTGTCGCACTCTCTTGGCCTCATACGCTGATGGACGTCATGGGCCAGGAAGCACTTCTACATGCGTGGTCTTTAGTGCTAGCTGACCGAGAATCAGATGTACAACCCGTCATAGGGGCCTACAAGGACGTCATGACTGCGGCTATTAGTGGCTACAACAACGAGGAGTTCAAACTGAGGAACAAGGTGCTACGTGGTTTTAGCCTTGTGAAGTTTGTGCTCCGTTTGGTGTGGGACAAAATATGGAACCCAGCTCTGAAAACGCAAACCATCTTCGTCCCTCAGAGAGCTCTTACCGAGCTGCGACGACAGGCCCAGATGGATCTATGTTTGGAATACGGCAAGCCGCCCTTTGTTAGCGATGGAGATATACTTGCTGCATGGTTAGCGCGCGCAGTGGCCTCATCACttccgcggccgcggcctaTGACCCTGGTTCACGCTCTCAACGCACGCACCCGTCTTTCGTCACTCGACGCACCAGGCGTCTTCATGCAGAATATGGTGGTGGCAGCCCATACACTTCTGTCAGCTGATGGCGCAAGGGGGCAGCTTGGGCAGATTGCACTAGAAAACCGGCGTCACCTGATGGCGCAGTCAACAGAAGGCCAGGTCCTAGCCTTTTTACACGAACAGCTGAAGGATTGCGAATCAGGCGGCAACCCAAGAATGCTGCTTTGTACCGATCCCGATGCTGTACTGTTGACTTTCACAAACTGGAGCCAGGCAAAACTCTTCAGGGCGGCCGACTTCAGTCCAGCAGTTGTGCATACAGCAAAGACGGTCTTGAGAGGATCAAACAATGCTCCTGGAACCATTACAACTCACTTCGTAGATGTAGTAACAAGAAGTCCAGTAAGGATGAGCTGGGTTGGCGTGCTCGGGAAGGACCATGGCGATAACTACTGGCTTAGTGGACTTCTGCTGCCCTCGGTCTGGGCTAAAATTGAGGATGAGATTGCCAAGCTGTGA